Below is a genomic region from Pseudazoarcus pumilus.
TCGTCGTCGTCGATGATGTGGGCGCAGGCGGGGTTCATGCGGGGATCGCTTCCTTTTCGACGGAGAGGGTGAGGATGAACACCGAGCCGCCTTCCGCGCCGGGCTCGAACACCAGGCGGCCGTGGTGCAGTTCGGCGATCGAGCGGCAGATGTTCAGGCCCATGCCCATGCCTTCCTGCTTGGTCGAGAAGAAGGGCTCGAACAGCCGCTTGGCAACCTCGGGCGGGATACCGTCGCCGCGGTCGGCCACGCGCAGCACCAGCTGGTCGCTGAGGCGTCGTGTCGAGACCTTGACCACGCGGCGCTCGCGCGGCAACTGGCCAATGGCGTCCATCGCGTTGCGCACCAGGTTGACCACCAGCTGCTCGATCATCACCGGGTCGGCCGTGAGTGGCGGCAGCGCTTCGCCCAGGTCGAGTTCCATGCGGATCTGGCGTTTGCGCGCGTCGGCGTCCATCAGTTCCACGGCTTCGCGGATCACGGCATTGAGGGCGAGCGGTTCGCGCTTGGGCTCGGAGCGGCGCACGAAGTCATGCACGCGGTGGATGATGGCCGCGGCGCGGTAGGCCTGGCGGGCGATCTTCTCATGCACCTCGCGCAATTCGTCGGGGTCGATCTCGCCTTCGGCGAGCAGATTCAGGCAGCCGCTGTTGTAGGTGTTGATCGCCGCCAGCGGCTGGTTGAGTTCGTGCGCCAGCGTGGAGGCCATCTCGCCCATCGTGATCAGGCGCGAGGTGGCCTGCAGGCGCTCGTCCTGCTGGCGGGCCAGTTCGCGCGCACGTTTGCGCTCGGTGATGTCCATGATCGATCCCATCCATCCGGTTTGCCGCCCCGAGGCGTCGATCAGCGGCGCCTCGAAGATGAGGGCGTCGAGCGCCTCGCCGTTCTTGCGCCGCAGCCGCACCTCCACGCCCGCGCGCGGCCCCTGGCCGGAGAGGATCATGTCGTGGATCTCCTGCAGGCGTTCGATGTGCTCGGGATGCCAGTAGGGCATGGGCGGGCGCAGGCCGATGAGTTCGTCGGCGGTGAAGCCGACCATGTTGCAGAAGGCCGGATTGACGTAGGTGATGCGCCCGGTCAGGTCGCGTGCGCGCAGGCCCGTGAGCAGCGAATCCTCCATCGCCTTGCGGAACAGCGTCTCGCCGCGCAGTGCCTGCTCGGCTGCCAGGCGCCGCTTGAGTTGGCGACGCAGCATCCAGAAGCTCCA
It encodes:
- a CDS encoding sensor histidine kinase, which codes for MDTTTTPPAATGSHRMTHLTWVALVVFVLLIGALLWLTRVHDADTQRHTLISDVLWMEQSLQFQLDRNAAQLAQLGPELVVSDISPQTDARLRQILRAEIGLVRVIWLDANARTLGALPPLADAVPRGPDGTQAILDADLAHLSRNIGRPVYGPVYPAAGGGHQFEVYIPAFTDSGLLGISVGVYSLEGLLARELPWWFTERYHVSVIDSEGREIASRSRVAPLSDTHSYTMAFDPPGHGLLLQITAYRDDVRWIPVLLTSSILILAMVLIWSFWMLRRQLKRRLAAEQALRGETLFRKAMEDSLLTGLRARDLTGRITYVNPAFCNMVGFTADELIGLRPPMPYWHPEHIERLQEIHDMILSGQGPRAGVEVRLRRKNGEALDALIFEAPLIDASGRQTGWMGSIMDITERKRARELARQQDERLQATSRLITMGEMASTLAHELNQPLAAINTYNSGCLNLLAEGEIDPDELREVHEKIARQAYRAAAIIHRVHDFVRRSEPKREPLALNAVIREAVELMDADARKRQIRMELDLGEALPPLTADPVMIEQLVVNLVRNAMDAIGQLPRERRVVKVSTRRLSDQLVLRVADRGDGIPPEVAKRLFEPFFSTKQEGMGMGLNICRSIAELHHGRLVFEPGAEGGSVFILTLSVEKEAIPA